A window of Fluoribacter dumoffii NY 23 contains these coding sequences:
- a CDS encoding LysR family transcriptional regulator, with product MDLKKVNLNLLVYLDTLLNELSVSKAADKSNLCQSAMSGILKQLRDVFEDPLFIREAHGLKPTPKALELMPKIKTFLTYADEIFSKDEFDPSTEIVTFNVVLGSHGELLLLSKLSSYLARYTPNITLKIVWISENLNLDELLATTTDLAILASFLPHGKMINKEFLLEDEMACTMRTSHPLADKELTRKMLIEAEHVNILFIEKALNKQLDPSNLKRNIKITVPNLISALEVIRDTDYLAIVPRCLATSLNEKKHFVIKTLPFPKKILPYRCCITTVYAITNHYYGL from the coding sequence ATGGACTTGAAAAAAGTAAATTTAAATTTACTGGTATATCTTGACACCTTATTAAACGAGCTTTCTGTTTCAAAAGCTGCAGATAAATCTAACCTATGTCAGTCGGCTATGAGTGGCATTTTGAAACAATTAAGGGATGTTTTCGAGGATCCTTTATTTATTCGCGAAGCACATGGCCTTAAACCCACTCCTAAAGCCTTAGAGTTAATGCCCAAGATTAAAACTTTTTTAACTTACGCGGATGAAATTTTTTCAAAAGATGAATTTGATCCCAGTACTGAAATAGTCACATTTAATGTGGTTTTAGGAAGTCATGGTGAACTTTTGCTTTTATCTAAATTATCGAGTTATCTGGCGCGATATACTCCCAATATTACCTTAAAAATAGTTTGGATATCAGAGAATTTAAATCTAGACGAATTGTTAGCAACCACAACTGATTTAGCTATTCTGGCAAGTTTTCTACCACACGGTAAAATGATTAACAAAGAATTTTTACTTGAAGATGAAATGGCTTGTACAATGCGCACATCACATCCGCTGGCTGATAAAGAGTTAACCCGAAAAATGCTTATTGAAGCAGAGCATGTGAACATACTGTTCATTGAAAAAGCATTAAACAAGCAATTGGATCCATCTAACCTCAAAAGGAATATTAAAATAACAGTTCCCAATTTAATTAGTGCTCTTGAAGTTATTCGCGATACAGATTACCTGGCAATTGTACCCCGATGTCTGGCAACTTCCTTAAATGAAAAGAAGCATTTTGTAATAAAAACTCTGCCTTTTCCTAAAAAAATTTTACCGTACAGATGTTGTATCACAACCGTTTACGCAATTACAAACCACTACTATGGCTTATGA